The region ATAATGCCAGCACCCGCATCAAAACCTCTGCAGGCGGTTGCATAATCGGCATCGCAATGTCCCACCGCAGGAACCACTCCAGCCGCAGCAAAACGACGAATCGCATCAATGCCATGCGGTAGTTCGGGGGCGATGGTAATCTGTCGCAAACAGCCGTTCGCAGCATGCAAAAGCCGATCAACATATTCAGGAACCGGATCTTTCAAGCATTCCGGATCATGCGCACCTTTGCGAGACAACGCAAGGAACGGACCTTCCAAATGCGCTCCAAGAATGTCAGGGCGAGCACCCATCATGCCACGCACGGTTTGAAGATTGGCGCACATCACGTCAAGCGGGTTGGTAATCAAACTGAGCACCTGACGGGTGGTGCCGTGCATCATATGACCTGCGCGGGCCATGCGTATGCCTTGCACACCATCATCGAAGGAACTCCCCCACGAACCGTGCGCATGAATGTCGACGTAACCGGGCGTCATCATGCGGCCTGCAGCGTTGGTCACGAAACCGGCCGAACCGGTCATGGAATCGCCGGGACCAACCGAACTGACCGAATCGGAATCAGCATCGGCATCCAAACCGACGCTTGCGCATGCCGCAGCAAAATCATCGTCCCGATTCCCAGTCGCCATAATCGCACTACCATCGGAAACCAGCCAATAATGTTCCGCAACACCTCGCGCATCGACTTTGCGCGCATTGTGAATCGCAAACGGACGGGCCGACTGCGCTAACGCAACGTCCACCTCATTCGCAAACCGCTCCCGAGACTGTTCCATATTCAAACCTTCCGACTCACTCACAGCCATATTCCTCAATTAGCATCCAATTCTTCCAGTCAGTGGAGAAATTCTCCCGCTAACAGCCGCCTCAGAGTCCCAATTCCGCCAGTCAGTGGAGGAATCCTCCCGCTGACAGGCCAAAAACGTCCAGAATGTTCCAGTAGTTCGTTCGGCACGGAGGTTTGCGCGTATACGCGACCTAGGAAGAACCCGAATGGCGAAACGCAACACGGGATGATGATCGCCAGCATGGTGTTGGTCAGGTGCAGTGCATG is a window of Bifidobacterium catenulatum DSM 16992 = JCM 1194 = LMG 11043 DNA encoding:
- a CDS encoding N-acetylglucosamine-6-phosphate deacetylase, with translation MEQSRERFANEVDVALAQSARPFAIHNARKVDARGVAEHYWLVSDGSAIMATGNRDDDFAAACASVGLDADADSDSVSSVGPGDSMTGSAGFVTNAAGRMMTPGYVDIHAHGSWGSSFDDGVQGIRMARAGHMMHGTTRQVLSLITNPLDVMCANLQTVRGMMGARPDILGAHLEGPFLALSRKGAHDPECLKDPVPEYVDRLLHAANGCLRQITIAPELPHGIDAIRRFAAAGVVPAVGHCDADYATACRGFDAGAGIMTHMFNAMNGLHHREPGPIPAAVEDPRVTVELINDGFHVQDPMVRLGFGFAPHRIAFVTDAMAATDCPDGHYLLGALDVNVIDGHARLASNGAIAGSTLTLEKAVQRAVLELGFTPTDAVEAATLIPAKAFGFDRANPVTKQPLGLLASGYAADVLLLNPATWAVEHVWCDAHFLR